The nucleotide window AGCTTCTTCTTCCACGCAGAGACTGTCAATCCCACAGCGTCCGTCAGAGGTCTCGATATATCCGTCACTTGCAAGAAAAGCAGTCCTCTGGAATCCGCTTGTGTTCGAGCCGTCAACCACGATTTTCCTCATAACATGCATCTGGTCTACAGGCTTCATGTTGAAGAGTTTTGCAATCCCGAGGGAAATGTCCAGGGCTTCCTTATTGAGTTCTCTTGGAGGCTCTTCATCATTTTCTATAAGGCAGGTAGTGTCATAAGCCTTATAGATATACTTTCTTCGGATCTTGGTCTGCTCCACTGCAGCCCTATCTTTTTCTCCCATCTCACTTTCCGTAGCCCTGAGATACCTGAAAAACTCGAAGTCCGATTCCTTGACATCTCTTATAAGGGTCGGACACCTGCAGAACAACTTTTCCTTCGAATCCAGCTGCTGGTGAATTTCAAGCCCGGCTTTCAGCCCAAGTTCACTATAATCGTATTTTTCCATATTTTCACCCGAATCTAAGCAGGAAGCGCCTTAATTCTCGTTAATTTTCCTTGAATTCCCTTAAACTTTCCTTGCAAATTTTTCTTGAATAGTCTGTAGTATTTTCTAATTTTCCGTAAGTTATCTCTAGTTGTCCTTTTAGCCCTATTTAATTCTCTTTCAAATCAAATCTTTTTCAAATTCAGCTCTTTTTATTCTCCCTTCTGTTTTAAGTCCTTCGACTCGTTACTTCCTCTCTCCTTTTAACCTTTTTGCGCTCTATTCCTTTCTTAGCTCTTTTAGGTGCTGCACTGACAAATCTCAATTGTTATCGAGTACATCTGTTATTGAATAATTGTTGAGTAATTGTTGAATAATTGTTGAGTAATTGTTGAATAATTGTTGAGTAGAAAATTGAATGTAAAAGAATTGAATGTAAAAGGTATTATAAATTGTATAAAGGTATCTCTGTATATAAGGGTGAAGCAATTTAATTGACTCGCTAAGTAATAAAATCAGTAAAGAAGTGCAGGCTCTTTCAGGTGGATAAACAAGTCACTCTTGAGCATCTTAATGTATTTTAAGTTTCGACTTTGGATACCAAGACACCTCTAGTTCGCGGGAAAGCTCATTTATACTTACCGAACTGGCATGATGAAAAAGAAACTATCCAAGGATTTTACTCCCAAAAACCTACTAAATCCGTCAGTCATTCAATATAATGGATGATTATTCAGTATGTTAAATGATTATGGACATGATTTTGAGCATAAAATTGCTGGCTGGATTTTTAATACATTAAAAACTCTAGCAACCAGAATTTAGAAGACACTTGATTTTGAGTTTTTGAACCACAGATGTGTATAGCTTTTTGGGTCCCCGGATACTCAACGACCGCGAAGCGGGCGGCTTTTCCGAAGAAATAAAGAAGAAAAAAAATTGTATTCGAAAAAGCAGCAATATTATCATTTTTTCTCTCTATTCCTTTATCTGCTTTTGTTCTCTCAAGCAAAACCTCCGTCGTCTCATAATCCAGACCTTCTCTTCTTGCAATCTAAAAACATCTGTCTCTAATCCACAGAAAATAAACTTATTCAAGTATCAGAATTAAACAGAATCTCGAAGGACCAAAGCTCCCTTCTCGCTCTCTTCTTTTCGGAATTGATACTTTAACTATGTGAATTCTTATTGGACCTAAAACTTAATGTTACCGTAGAAATCTATAATTCTGTTAGGATTACATTTAATAAATTGATTAATTAAAAAAATCATCTAATCAAAATTTACAAAAATTTTCTAATTCAAAAAGTTATATAAAAATCAAATGAAAATTCTATAATATAAACAAGCAAGATATCTGGTAATTTAATGAAAAATCTAAATCATAAACAAAGAGCTCTTCTTTACACTATAGACAGACTCCACGAGAGGGACTTGTCTTCTAGGTTCATGATAATGAAGAGTCTTTTTTTGTCATCCCATGTAGAAAAAATAGACAAATTAATGAAATTCTATCATTTTTTTCCTCACCGTTATGGACCTTTTTCCAACGTTTGCTATACTGATATCTCTACGCTACAAAAAGAGGGCTATATCATAGAAAAGGAAAAGAAAATTGAATTAACCGAAAAAGGAAAAATAGCTTTGAAAAGAATTGACCAGAAAGCAACATTGAAAATAAATCGAGTTGTAAGAAAACTCAACTCAGAAGAAGAAATTAAGGAATACGTATACCAAAAGTTTCCTGAGTATACCATAAGAAGCAAACTTCTTCCTTCTCAAAAAAATGTAAAATATGATCCTGGCCTTTTCACTATCGGTTACGAAGGAAGGGATATTGACCTTTTCCTTAATATCTTAATTCAGAATGCCATAGATGTTCTTGTTGATGTCAGGAAAAACCCTTTCAGCATGAAATTCGATTTCACAAAAAATAGCCTTAAAAAGTATCTCGAAAACTCGGAGATTCGATACCTCCACATTCCTGAACTTGGTATAGAAGGGGAAAAAAGAAAAGACCTTCTCACACTCAAAGATTACGAAAAACTCTTTGAGTACTACGAAAAAACTACAATAAAAGATAATTCCGAGCTTTTAGATAATATTACCGAATTAAGTAGAAGCCACCGTGCTGCTCTAATGTGTTTCGAAGCCGATGTAAACATGTGCCATCGTGGAGTTATTGCAAGAAATATAGTTCAGAAAGAAAATGTGGAAGTTTTAAATATCTAAAACACATAAAAGCCATGTAAAACTATTGTTCTATTTTTTGGAGGCTTTTCCTGATTGAAACAGGAAACCGAGAAAATCTTAGTTCTGGTGAGGGCTACACCAGAAGAAAGTAAAAAGCATGGTTATCTTGTATGTGTTGCCGGAATAAACGAAAAAGGAGAATTCAGGAGAGTTTATCCTTTCGAATTTAGCTATGGTGAAAAGTTAATCGATTTTAAGAAGAAAGACCGGATAGAAGTTGTCCTGACTGAACCGGATAACGATCAAAGAAGAGAAAGCAGAAAGCAAATCCGCTACAAGAACCTGCATTCTCCTATTGAGGATGAAGAGCTAAGAAACTTACTCCGGTCAAAAGTGAGTTCAATTGAAAAATTAAAAGAAGAAAATGCAAGTCTTGGAGTAGTAAAACCTGAACTTTTAGACGTAAAGATTGAAATAAACAGCACTGAAATCTACGACAAGCAGCAGTATTTCAATTTGATGGGCGATTATCTGGTAGAGAAAAGAGAAAAAGTCAAAATGCCTGTCGAATTAAGATATCATTTCAGATGCAAAAACGATCCTGCCTGCAACGGACACCAGATAATTCTGCTCGACTGGGAACTTAACGAACTTGCAAGAAACGTCATGCGGACAGACATAGATCCAAAATCCATAGAAGAAAAGATTAGAAACAAATTCTATGACTTCATGAAGGAAAGAGACCTCTATTTTGTGATGGGAACTCATTTCCGTTTCAAAACATGGATGATTATTGGGATTTTCTATTTAAGGAAGGAAGACAAAAAGCAAAAGAATCTTTTTGATTTTTAAACTTGAGGTTTTTTTTCATTTTTAATAGTGACTTTAAGAACCACATATACGCATTTTTCTTACTCAAATCAGGAACTGATGATTTTTGATATTGGGTACCGATGCTCTCACCGGCTGCCAGGCAGCCGGCCTTTCCCTTAACACAAAAAAAGAGACTGAACTTCAAAAACAGCACTGTTATTTTTTCTTATCTTTTTTCCCTTTCTCTGCTTTTATTCTCTCACGCAAAACCTCTGCCTTCTCATAATCCCTACCTTCTCTTTTTGCAATTTCAGCCTCTGTCTCAACAAGTTGACCGGAAAATGCCTTTGCAAGAATGGACTGCCTTAGTTTTTCGGTTTTTTCTCTTGCCGCTGTAACATTTGATTCAATCGAATCGGCAAAGGCAAAGAGCGCTTTAACATACCGTATTATTTCTTGTTTTATTCTTTTCATTAAGAAAAGCCGCTTCGCTTCGCGAGCGGAACAAGAACGACCAAAATACAACAGTAAGGCTGTACTTTTCCAAATTCAAAGTTGTTTTTTTCAAACCTACACCTTTATATAACTCCAGATTTACCTTCTGCCATGAACAACGGTACTGTCAGAGCAAATGTTAAAGAAGGGATGAGTGTCGGAATAGTCTTAAAAACAGACCAAAAAACCGGAAAAATTACTCGGGGCGTTGTAAAAAGAATTTTAACCAACTCTTCAACTCATCCGCATGGAATAAAAGTACAGTTAACGGATGGCCAGGTTGGAAGAGTCAAGGAAATCTATTGAAAGCTGCAGGACAAATTATATTTCGAAAATTGCAATTAAACAAGAAAAGATAACTTGCAGGAAGCAAGTTTTTATCCATTTTTTAACTCAATGTTTTGATTAATTACTCCGAATTTCTGGCTTCCCTATTAGCTCGATGCAAAAGTCCCATTTTATAATTCTCTAAGTTCCTTTTCCGAATTGATTTTCCTGAACTGTCGGCAATCTACTTTATTTCTTTTTTATTAAGTTGTTTCTTGGATTACTCTATTATGTAACCTTTAAACTGTCATATTAACATTTGATAGATTCTAGATTAGAACAAGTTGAATAAGGGAAATTCATTTCTGTCATCGATGCATAAATTGCAATGGAGTTCTTGATTCAAGAATCTCCTGTATGCTCTGGGGAAACGTTCTAAGTAATGTATCAGACCTTGGATACATTTCATAGTTATTTCAAGATAATAATTTTAAAGGGGATTACTTGGAAATGTCTGAAAACAAAAGTAAGTACATACGCTGGTTTGATGAGACATCGATTGAAGATGTTCCGCTTGTGGGCGGGAAAAATGCATCTCTTGGGGAAATGTATAGGGAACTCACTCCAAAGGGAGTAAAGATCCCAAATGGGTTTTCAGTTACTGCTGAGGCTTACTGGCATGTCCTCAAAGCCGGAGGGATTCTGGAAAAACTCAAGCAAACTATGGAAGGGCTTGATACCTCGGATGTATCAGAACTTGCAAAAAGGGGAAAAACTGCAAGAGACCTGATCCTTGGGGCAGGAATTCCGGATGACCTCTGGCAGGAAATTAAATCCGGGTATGACCATCTATGTGAGCAGTACGGAGAAAACACGGACGTAGCCGTAAGGAGTTCGGCAACGGCTGAAGACCTTCCAACTGCTTCTTTTGCCGGCCAGCAGGAGTCTTTCCTTAATATCAGGGGTTATCCTGCACTTCGAGATGCCTGCGTACGCTGTATTGCCTCACTTTTTACTGACAGGGCTATTTCCTATAGGGTAATAAATCATTTTGATCATTTTAAAGTGGCACTGTCTATAGGGATAATGAAAATGGTCAGGTCTGATATGGCTTCCAGTGGAGTTATATTTACTCTGGATACGGAAACCGGTTTCAGGGACGTAGTTTTCATTACAGGTTCTTACGGGCTTGGGGAAAATATTGTGCAGGGACAGGTCAACCCGGATGAGTTCTACGTTTTCAAGCCAACTTTTCGGGAAGGGTATAAGCCGATTATCGAGAAGAATGTAGGGGATAAAGAAATTAAGATGATCTATGGGCAAGGCGGCTCCAAAACGCTTACCCGAAATGTTAAGGTTTCTGAGGCTGATAGACGTCGTTTCTGCATCAATGACGAAGAAGTGCTTAAACTTGCCTGGTACGCTATTACCATTGAAGATTATTACTCAAACAAAAATAAGAAACCCATGCCCATGGATATAGAATGGGCAAAAGACGGTATAACGGGAGAACTCTTTGTAGTACAGGCAAGACCGGAAACTGTTCAATCTCAGAAAAAGAGAGATGTTCTGGAAACCTATGTGCTCGAAAAGAAATCTGATATCCTTGTAAAAGGCAGGAGCATAGGAGATAAAATTGCTGCTGGAAAAGCGCACGTAATTCCTAATGTTTCAGATCTGCCTTCTTTTAAACAGGGAGAAATTCTGATTGCTGATTCAACAACTCCGGACTGGGTACCTGTGATGGAAATAGCGGCTGCAATTGTTACGAACCAGGGAGGAAGAACATCCCATGCTGCAATTGTTAGCCGGGAACTTGGAATTCCTGCAGTTGTGGGAACCGGCAACGCAACCGAAGTTCTTGACATAAGCAAAGAAATTACTGTAAGTTGTGCGGAAGGTGAAGAAGGAATTGTGTACGAGGGAATTCTTCCTTTCCACAAAGATACTTTGAGCCTTAAGGACACAAAACGCCCTAAAACCGCAATTATGATGAACCTTGGAAATCCTGATGAGGCTTTTAACCTTTCCATGATCCCAAACGACGGAATCGGGCTTGCAAGGCAGGAGTTTATTATCTCAAACTATATCAAAATTCATCCAATGGCTCTGGTGCATCCTGAAAAGGTCAAAGACCCTAAAATCTCTCAGGAAATTGAGAAACTTACCCAAACCTCTGATAATAAAGAAGAATATTTCGTAGATAAGCTTGCTCAGGGAGTCGGAACCATTGCTGCTTCTTTTTACCCTAAAGATGTTGTAGTCCGCACAAGTGACTTCAAAAGCAATGAGTATGCAAGCCTGCTTGGGGGAAGCTACTTTGAAATAAAAGAAGAGAATCCGATGCTTGGTTTCAGGGGAGCTTCTCGCTACTTTAATGAGCGCTACAGGGAAGGTTTTGCCCTTGAATGCAGGGCTCTGAAAAAAGTCAGGGAAGTAATGGGACTTAAAAATTTAATTATTATGATTCCTTTCTGCAGAACCGTTGAAGAAGCTCAAAAAGTAATTGCCGAAATGGAGAAAAACGGGCTAAAAAGAGGAGAAGACGGGTTGCAGGTCTATGTTATGTGTGAAATCCCAAATAATGTTCTTCAAATTGACGAATTCAGTAAATACTTTGATGGTTTCTCTATAGGCTCAAATGACCTGACCCAGCTGACTCTCGGAATTGATAGGGACTCGGAAATTCTTACTGGAGAATTTGACGAAAGGGACCCAGGGGTTATGGAAATAATGGCAATGGCCGTTAAAGGAGCAAAACGGAATGGAAGGCATAGCGGAATCTGCGGACAGGCACCCAGCGACTATCCTGAAATTGCAGAGTTTCTGGTAAAACAGGGTATAGAGTCCATTTCGCTGAATCCGGACTCGGTTATGAAAGTCACCCTTAAAGTTCTGGATACGGAAAAGGAACTGGAAGGTAAAAAAGAAGGAGAAAAAATAACCGGTATCCATTAAAGATAAGGTGAGTCCAGAAAATGTTGTGACTTACTTAGTTTTTACAACAGGCATTATGCAAAATAGGGAGTCATTCGAGTACGTAGACCTGTTGTAATGTCACAACATGCCTTATTTATAAGATTTACGTGGATAAATTAAAAAGCAAAGTATACTTTATGGAGTTTCGTGGTATGACTCAGGCAAGAAGACCTCTTATGCTCATTATTCTTGATGGCTGGGGCTACAGGAAAGCAAAAGAAGGAAACGCTGTCCTGACAGCCCGAACTCCAAACCTTGACCGACTGGAAAAGGAATATCCATGGTGCTTTTTAAAAGCCTCCGGAGAAGCTGTAGGCCTTCCCAAAGGCATGATGGGGAATTCGGAAGTTGGACATCTGACAATAGGTGCGGGACGAACTGTAAACCAGGACCTGACCCGAATAAACCTCTCCATAAGGAAAGGAGATTTTTTCAAAAATCAGGTTTTTCTGAGTGCAATCTCAAATGTCAAAGCTAACAATTCCTGCCTGCACCTCATGGGCCTTGCTTCCTACGGAGGCAT belongs to Methanosarcina barkeri 3 and includes:
- the ppsA gene encoding phosphoenolpyruvate synthase, whose protein sequence is MSENKSKYIRWFDETSIEDVPLVGGKNASLGEMYRELTPKGVKIPNGFSVTAEAYWHVLKAGGILEKLKQTMEGLDTSDVSELAKRGKTARDLILGAGIPDDLWQEIKSGYDHLCEQYGENTDVAVRSSATAEDLPTASFAGQQESFLNIRGYPALRDACVRCIASLFTDRAISYRVINHFDHFKVALSIGIMKMVRSDMASSGVIFTLDTETGFRDVVFITGSYGLGENIVQGQVNPDEFYVFKPTFREGYKPIIEKNVGDKEIKMIYGQGGSKTLTRNVKVSEADRRRFCINDEEVLKLAWYAITIEDYYSNKNKKPMPMDIEWAKDGITGELFVVQARPETVQSQKKRDVLETYVLEKKSDILVKGRSIGDKIAAGKAHVIPNVSDLPSFKQGEILIADSTTPDWVPVMEIAAAIVTNQGGRTSHAAIVSRELGIPAVVGTGNATEVLDISKEITVSCAEGEEGIVYEGILPFHKDTLSLKDTKRPKTAIMMNLGNPDEAFNLSMIPNDGIGLARQEFIISNYIKIHPMALVHPEKVKDPKISQEIEKLTQTSDNKEEYFVDKLAQGVGTIAASFYPKDVVVRTSDFKSNEYASLLGGSYFEIKEENPMLGFRGASRYFNERYREGFALECRALKKVREVMGLKNLIIMIPFCRTVEEAQKVIAEMEKNGLKRGEDGLQVYVMCEIPNNVLQIDEFSKYFDGFSIGSNDLTQLTLGIDRDSEILTGEFDERDPGVMEIMAMAVKGAKRNGRHSGICGQAPSDYPEIAEFLVKQGIESISLNPDSVMKVTLKVLDTEKELEGKKEGEKITGIH
- a CDS encoding YwbE family protein; the protein is MNNGTVRANVKEGMSVGIVLKTDQKTGKITRGVVKRILTNSSTHPHGIKVQLTDGQVGRVKEIY
- a CDS encoding DUF488 family protein gives rise to the protein MSSHVEKIDKLMKFYHFFPHRYGPFSNVCYTDISTLQKEGYIIEKEKKIELTEKGKIALKRIDQKATLKINRVVRKLNSEEEIKEYVYQKFPEYTIRSKLLPSQKNVKYDPGLFTIGYEGRDIDLFLNILIQNAIDVLVDVRKNPFSMKFDFTKNSLKKYLENSEIRYLHIPELGIEGEKRKDLLTLKDYEKLFEYYEKTTIKDNSELLDNITELSRSHRAALMCFEADVNMCHRGVIARNIVQKENVEVLNI